The Zingiber officinale cultivar Zhangliang chromosome 9A, Zo_v1.1, whole genome shotgun sequence genome window below encodes:
- the LOC122021332 gene encoding uncharacterized protein LOC122021332, translating to MGTKMGWSRENAANAYLDTLKLRSREMGKKSKSLESQKSVEPEGNEFISALAAGMGAKLIVEVSPEPSQSTVALAAAARQTGGRLICILPEEAAGTSAKEVIEESGLEDRVEYKVGDPYQLLPEYENIDFSLVDCKADSYTDLLKLLDVNPQRAVVVANRLEDGKEGLRGDVRGLSSHKGHVIRSLKRPIGEGMEVTVIGKIDDSGTGSSKQQRKVPAKHQRRKSKWVREIDEHGEEHIYRLPMSL from the exons ATGGGAACCAAAATGGGTTGGTCTAGAGAGAACGCGGCGAATGCATACTTGGATACTCTCAAGCTG AGAAGTCGGGAAATGGGGAAGAAGAGTAAGAGCCTGGAATCGCAGAAATCAGTGGAGCCGGAAGGCAACGAGTTCATCTCGGCGCTGGCGGCCGGCATGGGCGCGAAGCTGATCGTGGAGGTTTCGCCGGAGCCGTCGCAGTCGACGGTGGCGCTGGCGGCGGCGGCGCGGCAGACGGGGGGGCGGCTGATCTGCATCCTGCCGGAGGAAGCGGCGGGGACGTCGGCGAAGGAGGTGATCGAGGAGTCGGGGCTGGAGGACCGGGTGGAGTACAAGGTGGGCGACCCCTACCAGCTGCTGCCGGAGTACGAGAACATCGACTTCTCCCTCGTCGACTGTAAGGCCGACTCCTACACCGACCTGCTCAAGCTGCTGGACGTCAACCCCCAGCGGGCGGTGGTGGTGGCCAACCGGCTGGAGGACGGCAAGGAGGGGCTGCGCGGCGACGTCCGCGGCCTCAGCTCGCACAAGGGCCACGTCATCCGCTCCCTCAAGCGCCCCATCGGCGAGGGCATGGAGGTCACCGTGATAGGCAAGATCGACGATTCCGGCACCGGCAGTAGCAAGCAGCAGAGGAAGGTGCCGGCGAAGCACCAGAGGCGCAAGAGCAAGTGGGTGAGGGAGATCGACGAGCACGGAGAGGAGCACATCTACAGACTGCCCATGTCCCTTTGA